The genomic interval TTCTGTAAGGTATCCCTCTATTTTTGTATGGACATCCTCATCTTCTCTTTGGATTATAAATTTTCCTTTAATGTCAAGCTCAAGAATCTCAAGAAGCCCTTTCTTTATTTTTTCTTCTTCATCTTTGGTAAGAATTTCAATTTTTTGTAAAGATTTTATGTGTGCAATTGAGCCTAAACAATCCCATTTTACAAGCCTCTGGTCTAATAAATAATCATCAGAAACAACAAAGTCCTCTATTGTTTTATCTATTTTCTCTCCCTTTTCCCAAAGCCTCATAACCTATAATTCTTCCTACACCAATCAATGGTCTTGGCAAGACCTGTTTTGAGGTCTGTTTCTGCTATAAAGCCTAATTTTTCCTTTGCCTTTTCTATGGATGGAACCCTCCTTCTTGTATCCTCAAATCCAGCTCCATAATAGCTCTCATAGCTTGTTAAGGCAATCTCTGAGTCCGAATTCGTTAGTTCCTTAATAACCTTTGCTAAATTATAGATTGATGTCTCAAAATTTGAGCCAATGTTATAGACATCTCCCTCTGCATCTTTTGTCTCAGCCGCTAATATTGTTCCTTTTACTGTATCATCAATGTATGTAAAGCATCTTGTCTGTTTTCCATCACCGTGAACTGTAATAGGTTCGTTTTTTAAGGCTTGGGTTATAAACCTTGCTATTACACTTCCATACCCTTTTTCATCTATATGGGGTCCGTATGAATTAAAATATCTAACAATCACAACAGGAAGACCCTTTTTTGAATATGCAAATGCAAGGTGTTCATCAATTGCCTTTGATGTAGAATATGCCCATCTATCTATCTTGGTTGAGCCTAATACCCTAAGAGAATTATCCTCATCAAATGGAATTTCTGTTAATTTTCCATAAATCTCTGATGTTGAGGCAATGAGGGTCTTTTTCCAATATTTATATGCAGATTTAAGAACAATCTCTGTGCCAGTAACATTTGTAAGCATAGCCTTTAAAGGGTCATCAACAATATGCTTTACACCAACAGCAGCCCCTAAGTGATAGATAGTATCGCATTTTTCTATAAGAGAATCCATTATCTTTTCGTTTAGGATTGTGTCATTTGTAAAATGGAATTTTGGATTGTCAAGGTTATGCTTTATATTATCAATCTTTCCTGTCGATAGGTCATCAATTACATATACCTCATTGCCTTTCTCAAGAAGCCTATCAGCAAGGTTTGACCCAATATATCCTGCACCACCTGTAACCAATACCTTCATTGTTTTCCTCTTAAGTAAATGCTTACAATACTTTCAATAAATTTTTATTAAAGTCTATTTGAATTTTAAGCCTCCTTAAAGAATCTATTCCCAATAAGCCTTTAACACCACTTTGGGGAGGCAAATCATGGCATACCACCCAGACATCTTTTATTTCTTTGCCCAAAACCTCTATTTTATCTATCTTAATTAAAGGAGCAATTTCAATCCCACTTGCCGTGATTATGGTTATCTTTTCTTGGGAAAGTTCGGGTTTATATCCTAATGCCTCTGCAATATCCCAAGGTATTATAGTGTAAGTTGCACCTGTATCTACTACCATCCCTATCCTTCTTTTTCCAATTTTAGAATTGACAACTACAGTCAAAATGATTAATGGTGCTTTCTCGTCAATCTTTATCTCAATCATAGAATTACAGCATAGCCCTTTTCTGGAATCCTTCCTGTATAGGTAATATACAGATCATCTTTCATTCCCTTCTGTTTCTCATCAATCTCATACCTATTCTTGCTGTGTAATATGAGATTACCTTCTGTTGGAATACCCAATTCATTTGACTTTAATACCTCTATTAACAGCCATTCATTCTTGTACTTCTTTTTTAATTCATTTATATCCATTGTTTGCATTCCCTTTTTATTGCTCAAGTTTTAAGCTAATCATATACAATTTTACCAAACCCTTTTAATATTTGTCATCAAAAATCATACCCTAGGCTAAAATGTGCCTTTGCTTTATTGCTTCCCTTTTTCCAGGCATAGTCAAGCCTTAAGGGAAGAAAGAAAAGGTTAATCCTAAATCCAATGCCTATTGAAGAAAAGGTTTGGCTTTGTTTATCATCCATCCAGAAAGAGCCAAAATCATAGAAAATAACAGACCTTATTCCACCCATAGAAAGACCCAATGCAAAATCAAGCCTTTCTATAAATGGAATCCTTAATTCAACATTTCCCGATAAAATCTTATTCCCCCAAAATTCATCATAATCGTATCCCCTTAATATTGCATCCTTTCTTATTGGAATAATGCTTACACCACCCAATGGAAATTCCCTCTTATCCCTTCCTTCGCTTTGCTCATAAAAGAGTCTTCCTGCCAAAACAACCTTCTTTGTTATGCTTATATATTTTCTAAAATCTGTCTTTATATTATCAAATTCTAGGACACCCTCACTATTTCCAGGATTTATTGCCTTCTCGTATGTCAGCCTTACCCTTTTTCCTCCTCTAGGCCCTATCCATGTCCAATTGGATGTATCATCTACAACAGAAGACCTTAAAAGATATATTGTCTCCCTTTCTTTGGAAGAGGATGACAAAGCATAGCTTCTTTCCCAGCCTTCAAGTAAAACCTCCTGCTCTATCCTCCTTGTTTTTGAAAATGGATAATCTATAGAACCAATTATTCCATATTCGCTATCTGTAAATTCTGTATTTGTTCCAAAATATGAGTTTTGCTCCTTAAAAATCCCAATCCCCATAGATGGCCTTTTGGAAAGATTAAGGTAAAATAAAGAAAGATTAGAAAAATCAAGGAGATCTGTATTATAATTTGTCGTTAAAACAAACCTATTGTTCCCCAAAATATCAGAGCCTGCCATCTGGATATTGGCAAATAGCCCCTGCCTTGAATCATAAAGAAGGCCTCCGTTTCTATAATCCAGGGTAAATTTCTTGGAATAGGGCTTTTTTGTTGTCTTTACAAATTCCCTTTCTTCCTTTTGGACAGAGAAAACATCAGGCAAGGGTTTTAAGGTAAGGTTATTTTCATCTACATCCATAACATAAACATCCTCCCTTCCTTGAAAATAAGAAGAAAATGCCAATTTTTTCTTTTCTGGATTAAATGAGGCTGATAAAGCTCCGGTTGTAAAGTTCGTAATCCTTGTAAATAGCCTTTGGGACATATTGCAAAGATAGACATCAAGAGAGCCATCCAGATTAGAGATAAAGAGAAATCTATCATTATCTATCCCTCCCAAATAAACAATAGAGGGAAGGCTTAAGATTCTTTCCTCTTTTTGGCTTTTAGTATCAAATGTCCATATAGAGGAAGAGCCGTTTTCTTCCCTTAAAAAAAGAATTTTATTATTATCTAACCAAGATGGATAATTATCAAGCCCAAATGTTAATGCCCTTAATTCCTTTGATGAAAAGGAGAGAATGTTTTGTCTTCCCTCTCCATCCTTGTAACCAGATATTACCATTTCTAAGGAAGATGGAGAAAAAGAGATAAAGCTAACCTCATCTAAGTCTTTTATCTCTATTTTATCTATAATTTTTCCTTTTATAACAGAATAGACAAATAGGACATCGTTTTTCTCATATCTTCCAACAAATCCTAGCTTACATCCATCCTTTGACCATGATGGAGGAATATCCTTTATCTCCTCACATTTTCTTGGCTTTTTTATCTTCTTTATTATCCTTCCATCGCTAAAATTTATAAGAAAAATGCTGTTTT from bacterium carries:
- a CDS encoding GDP-mannose 4,6-dehydratase, which gives rise to MKVLVTGGAGYIGSNLADRLLEKGNEVYVIDDLSTGKIDNIKHNLDNPKFHFTNDTILNEKIMDSLIEKCDTIYHLGAAVGVKHIVDDPLKAMLTNVTGTEIVLKSAYKYWKKTLIASTSEIYGKLTEIPFDEDNSLRVLGSTKIDRWAYSTSKAIDEHLAFAYSKKGLPVVIVRYFNSYGPHIDEKGYGSVIARFITQALKNEPITVHGDGKQTRCFTYIDDTVKGTILAAETKDAEGDVYNIGSNFETSIYNLAKVIKELTNSDSEIALTSYESYYGAGFEDTRRRVPSIEKAKEKLGFIAETDLKTGLAKTIDWCRKNYRL
- a CDS encoding retropepsin-like aspartic protease is translated as MIEIKIDEKAPLIILTVVVNSKIGKRRIGMVVDTGATYTIIPWDIAEALGYKPELSQEKITIITASGIEIAPLIKIDKIEVLGKEIKDVWVVCHDLPPQSGVKGLLGIDSLRRLKIQIDFNKNLLKVL
- a CDS encoding BamA/TamA family outer membrane protein — protein: MKKVFILLFLFFPLFAFPQVFGKNKVRYKNLTWDVIETSHFEIYCSPKIEELGNLSADYAENAYKNLSNSLKMDVRKKIPIVIFASPYDFAQTNIILELIDKGVGGFAEVFKKRIAIPFTGSYLELKTVINHELTHIFCYELLYGNLFESIITNQILPQPPMWFMEGIATYYEGDFTPIGELVLKDAVLENSLIPLCSLSDFMERPYLAYQESHSLISYIAEKYGKEALSVILRKFSANIPQEKVIKDTCGISIEKLEDNWVNALKEKYWPLLKERKRPQDYGKKIFQQGSFPSFSPAGDIISLISKEENSIFLINFSDGRIIKKIKKPRKCEEIKDIPPSWSKDGCKLGFVGRYEKNDVLFVYSVIKGKIIDKIEIKDLDEVSFISFSPSSLEMVISGYKDGEGRQNILSFSSKELRALTFGLDNYPSWLDNNKILFLREENGSSSIWTFDTKSQKEERILSLPSIVYLGGIDNDRFLFISNLDGSLDVYLCNMSQRLFTRITNFTTGALSASFNPEKKKLAFSSYFQGREDVYVMDVDENNLTLKPLPDVFSVQKEEREFVKTTKKPYSKKFTLDYRNGGLLYDSRQGLFANIQMAGSDILGNNRFVLTTNYNTDLLDFSNLSLFYLNLSKRPSMGIGIFKEQNSYFGTNTEFTDSEYGIIGSIDYPFSKTRRIEQEVLLEGWERSYALSSSSKERETIYLLRSSVVDDTSNWTWIGPRGGKRVRLTYEKAINPGNSEGVLEFDNIKTDFRKYISITKKVVLAGRLFYEQSEGRDKREFPLGGVSIIPIRKDAILRGYDYDEFWGNKILSGNVELRIPFIERLDFALGLSMGGIRSVIFYDFGSFWMDDKQSQTFSSIGIGFRINLFFLPLRLDYAWKKGSNKAKAHFSLGYDF